The Henckelia pumila isolate YLH828 chromosome 2, ASM3356847v2, whole genome shotgun sequence genome includes a window with the following:
- the LOC140877762 gene encoding uncharacterized protein, whose amino-acid sequence MSERGRGRGRGGGNVADMTVNQLSQFITQTVQMAMGQNPPPRPPPPGGQPNQMDAVWEEIRRLGRQVGAQQWFNLLQPGIIRSFNDFSSAFLHQFASNKKYLKTSLSLFNLKQSEVEPLREYVQRFNTAALEVPAATADTLVNSFTQGLRGGEFFKSLVKKPPLTYDELLSRAKKYVNLEDAQRQIKQDGTSGSKSGSKSGVKVESKREVGRKRAAEEPSRGKGPYPYVPLSLSLEKAMQVCEERQVLTRPRNAERGPRLLPSNKFCDFHQEYGHFTNDFQRLGEEVQRIVYEDARIRVELTRRENPPRQGRAPQWRNQGNEVRGNQLDHQGRAPRNDGDSGRARKAHGRRLENFEVNSQLSCLADPNISFGREKLNDVVVPHNDPLLVTLTITNYDVARIFVDTGSSVNIIFKETFDQMKLEGFELDPITIALYGFTGHALQPLGQIVLPLSIGSGEQRITKMACFTVVDTPSSFNGILGCPALSDFRAIASTYHQKLKFPSGKEVGVVRVIKRQPDYAM is encoded by the exons ATGTCAGaaagaggaagaggaagaggaagaggaggagGGAATGTGGCGGACATGACTGTAAATCAGCTCAGCCAGTTCATCACTCAAACGGTGCAAATGGCCATGGGTCAGAATCCACCACCTCGTCCCCCTCCACCCGGAGGTCAGCCAAACCAAATGGATGCGGTGTGGGAGGAGATCAGGAGATTGGGTCGGCAAGTTGGAG CTCAGCAATGGTTCAACCTCTTACAGCCTGGTATCATCCGAAGTTTCAACGACTTCAGCTCAGCTTTTCTACACCAATTTGCGAGTAACAAGAAATATTTGAAGACCTCTCTCAGTTTGTTTAATCTGAAGCAATCTGAGGTGGAACCCTTGAGGGAATATGTTCAACGCTTCAATACAGCAGCTCTGGAAGTACCTGCTGCCACTGCTGACACCCTGGTGAACTCTTTCACTCAAGGGTTAAGGGGAGGAGAGTTTTTTAAATCCTTGGTTAAGAAGCCTCCTTTGACTTATGATGAGCTCCTTAGCCGAGCTAAGAAGTATGTGAATTTGGAGGATGCACAGAGACAAATAAAACAGGATGGAACATCTGGAAGTAAGTCAGGAAGTAAATCAGGAGTAAAGGTGGAAAGTAAAAGGGAAGTTGGGAGAAAGAGGGCTGCGGAAGAGCCAAGCAGAGGTAAGGGGCCTTATCCTTATGTACCTCTTTCACTGAGCTTGGAAAAAGCGATGCAGGTATGTGAGGAAAGGCAAGTGCTTACGAGACCCCGAAATGCTGAAAGAGGCCCGCGATTGCTCCCATCTAATAAATTCTGTGATTTTCATCAAGAATATGGACATTTCACTAATGACTTCCAGAGGCTAGGGGAGGAGGTGCAGAGAATTGTTTATGAGGATGCTCGAATCAGGGTTGAGCTAACTCGGAGGGAAAATCCTCCTCGCCAAGGCCGAGCTCCTCAATGGAGGAATCAGGGAAATGAAGTAAGGGGAAACCAACTTGATCATCAAGGAAGAGCTCCTCGAAATG ATGGAGATTCAGGAAGGGCTCGCAAAGCTCATGGGCGAAGGTTGGAAAATTTTGAGGTGAATTCTCAGCTCAGCTGTCTTGCTGATCCAAACATCAGTTTTGGAAGGGAAAAATTAAACGATGTGGTGGTACCTCATAATGATCCTTTATTGGTCACTTTGACCATAACTAATTATGATGTGGCTCGCATCTTTGTGGACACTGGGAGCTCAGTGAACATTATTTTCAAAGAAACCTTTGACCAAATGAAATTGGAAGGATTTGAGTTGGACCCAATCACCATTGCGTTGTATGGGTTCACGGGTCATGCTCTGCAACCCTTGGGACAAATAGTGCTCCCATTATCTATTGGAAGTGGAGAGCAGAGAATAACCAAAATGGCTTGCTTCACAGTGGTGGATACACCATCTTCTTTCAATGGAATCTTGGGATGCCCTGCCCTGAGCGATTTCCGAGCCATAGCATCCACCTATCATCAGAAGTTGAAGTTTCCAAGTGGAAAGGAAGTAGGGGTTGTCCGGGTGATCAAAAGGCAACCCGACTATGCTATGTGA